The following proteins come from a genomic window of Synechococcus sp. BIOS-E4-1:
- the pepN gene encoding aminopeptidase N, producing the protein MVSTASSESTISWAGVAPPKRLSDYKPFPFAIPRVELNVVVHQPDSVLVTADLHLEPSDPKATTPLILNGVDLELISIAIDGHTLQSSSYGLNHEQLEIFEPPTHPFTLTTVSRLDPQANTSLEGLYESGGMLTTQCEAEGFRRITFHPDRPDVLSRYRVRIEADRTRFPVLLSNGNEISASALLDDGSRHEVVWEDPFPKPSYLFALVAGDLREIRDHYVTASGRKVTLRLHVEAGDESFTAHAMASLKRSMEWDESVYGLEYDLDEFNTVAVRHFNMGAMENKSLNIFNSKLVLADAESATDGELERIESVVGHEYFHNWSGNRITCRDWFQLSLKEGLTVFRDQCFTADLHSEPLKRIEDAAMLRNTQFREDAGPTAHPVKPDSYQAIDNFYTTTIYEKGAELIRMLRTLLGPERFMRGMSLFFQRHDGEAATTEDFVAAIVDGAGADGQPLGFDVEQFRLWYHQAGTPHVAVKSVWDGESGRLSLTLQQSTPPTPGQESKQALVIPVLWSVLQPDGCAGDERLFVLDQEVKTIVLEDLPPAEQPPVVSLFRRFSAPVTWDAGQTLEDLFALFAGDNDAFARWDAGQQLWKRLILSRAAGTPQAELESRMLDALRQLLAGSGEQDPAVLATLLAFPGSAELESLQREADPPALDRAACELREQLGSQLAALLRSRLDGVASSLDLVWPAGQGERQLTGLIWSWLAAAGDSKARSDAAQAVQGPSMTLARAGLRALQPIDCVERDQALQSFHDRWQERPVIFDTWFSLEASTPRADALERVAALLEHPRYDPMAPNSVRAVLGGLVGNPRVFHALDGSGYQFMAEQIIAVDQRNAITASRLAKVFSRWRTYGSDRQAAVKRALATLASADLSTNTREVVTLMEA; encoded by the coding sequence ATGGTTTCCACCGCATCCTCTGAGTCGACCATCAGCTGGGCGGGGGTTGCCCCACCAAAGCGGCTATCCGATTACAAACCTTTCCCTTTTGCTATTCCAAGGGTTGAGCTGAATGTGGTGGTGCATCAGCCTGATTCGGTTCTGGTCACGGCCGACCTGCACTTAGAGCCCTCCGATCCCAAGGCAACCACACCTCTGATTTTGAATGGGGTTGATCTTGAATTGATTTCAATCGCTATTGATGGGCACACCCTTCAGAGCAGCTCCTACGGCTTGAACCATGAACAGCTGGAAATTTTTGAACCACCAACTCACCCATTCACGTTAACGACTGTCAGTCGTCTTGATCCTCAGGCCAACACGTCACTCGAGGGTTTGTATGAAAGCGGCGGAATGCTCACAACGCAATGTGAGGCCGAAGGGTTTCGACGGATCACCTTTCATCCAGATCGTCCTGATGTTTTGAGTCGCTATCGGGTTCGGATTGAGGCAGACCGAACACGGTTTCCAGTGCTGCTTTCGAATGGAAATGAAATCAGTGCATCGGCTCTTCTCGATGATGGCTCGCGACATGAGGTTGTCTGGGAAGATCCATTTCCAAAGCCCTCCTATCTATTCGCTCTTGTAGCGGGGGACCTGCGCGAGATCAGGGACCATTACGTGACGGCTTCCGGTCGGAAGGTGACCTTGCGTCTGCATGTGGAGGCAGGTGATGAGTCGTTCACGGCCCATGCCATGGCGTCGTTGAAACGTTCCATGGAATGGGATGAGTCTGTTTATGGACTCGAGTACGACCTTGATGAATTCAATACTGTTGCCGTGCGCCACTTCAATATGGGTGCAATGGAAAATAAAAGTTTGAATATTTTCAACTCGAAGCTGGTTCTTGCTGATGCTGAATCTGCAACTGATGGTGAATTAGAGCGAATTGAAAGTGTTGTTGGACATGAGTATTTTCACAACTGGTCTGGTAATCGAATCACCTGTCGCGATTGGTTTCAGTTGTCGCTCAAGGAAGGTCTCACCGTTTTTCGTGACCAGTGTTTCACCGCCGATCTTCATTCCGAACCTTTGAAACGGATTGAAGATGCAGCGATGCTTCGCAATACTCAGTTCCGTGAGGATGCAGGTCCCACAGCTCACCCTGTGAAGCCGGACTCCTATCAAGCCATCGATAATTTTTACACCACCACGATTTATGAAAAAGGGGCCGAACTGATTCGTATGTTGCGGACCCTGCTGGGGCCTGAGCGGTTCATGCGGGGTATGAGCTTGTTTTTCCAGCGTCACGATGGAGAAGCCGCCACCACAGAGGATTTTGTTGCGGCGATCGTCGATGGTGCCGGTGCTGATGGTCAGCCTCTTGGCTTTGATGTTGAGCAATTTCGGCTTTGGTACCACCAGGCGGGAACGCCTCATGTGGCAGTGAAATCTGTCTGGGATGGTGAATCCGGACGCCTGAGCCTGACGCTGCAGCAATCCACGCCCCCCACTCCAGGGCAGGAAAGCAAGCAAGCTCTGGTGATTCCTGTGCTTTGGTCTGTCTTGCAACCCGACGGATGTGCTGGAGATGAACGGCTGTTTGTGCTTGATCAGGAGGTAAAGACCATCGTCCTGGAAGATTTGCCTCCTGCTGAGCAGCCACCGGTTGTCTCGCTGTTTCGTCGTTTCTCAGCCCCGGTGACCTGGGATGCAGGCCAGACCCTTGAAGATCTGTTTGCGCTGTTTGCTGGGGATAACGATGCCTTTGCGCGCTGGGATGCCGGCCAACAGCTTTGGAAGCGTTTGATCCTTTCCCGTGCTGCGGGAACTCCTCAGGCAGAACTGGAGTCAAGGATGCTGGATGCCCTTCGCCAACTGCTTGCTGGCAGTGGAGAACAGGACCCTGCCGTGTTGGCCACTCTCCTGGCCTTTCCCGGTTCAGCCGAACTCGAGTCGCTTCAGCGCGAAGCCGATCCCCCTGCGCTTGATCGCGCAGCCTGTGAACTGCGAGAGCAGCTTGGATCGCAGCTGGCAGCTTTGCTGAGGTCCAGACTGGATGGCGTTGCGTCCAGCCTGGACCTGGTTTGGCCTGCCGGCCAGGGTGAGCGCCAGCTCACGGGGCTGATCTGGAGCTGGCTGGCTGCTGCCGGTGATTCAAAGGCGCGCTCTGATGCTGCTCAGGCTGTCCAGGGCCCCTCGATGACGCTGGCCCGAGCGGGTCTGCGGGCATTGCAGCCGATTGACTGTGTTGAGCGCGATCAGGCTTTGCAGTCGTTCCACGATCGCTGGCAAGAGCGTCCAGTGATTTTTGACACTTGGTTCTCGCTGGAAGCTTCAACGCCGCGAGCGGATGCCCTTGAGAGGGTTGCTGCCTTGTTGGAACACCCCCGTTATGACCCCATGGCGCCCAATTCCGTGCGTGCTGTATTGGGCGGGCTCGTGGGCAATCCACGGGTCTTCCATGCTCTTGATGGCAGTGGGTATCAGTTCATGGCTGAACAGATCATCGCTGTGGATCAGCGCAACGCCATCACAGCGTCGCGGCTGGCCAAGGTGTTCAGTCGTTGGCGCACCTACGGCAGCGATCGTCAGGCCGCCGTGAAACGGGCATTGGCAACTTTGGCTTCCGCGGATCTGTCCACAAACACCCGTGAAGTGGTGACGCTGATGGAAGCCTGA